The following are from one region of the Deltaproteobacteria bacterium genome:
- a CDS encoding SpoIIE family protein phosphatase, translated as METTFLEFRVSNEFLNLLLDNINVAVLIADENLRIYHVNNSFVQLFGTGQEQILERRFGGVTGCKYRVEEGRDCGETSYCAECQLRHSLLKTMVSKVPVDKEKMQRIFYIDGKPVSKFLEISTRPITYRGRDMILIILYDVTETEEQKIRLQQQQKQIEEDLEAAAEIQRTLLPQQPFSCHGVEIAWEFEPCSRVGGDIFNICCPQENRLDFYMLDVCGHGVAAALIAVSVSQFLRSRREFSGDLPSLFSPNTVLHSLNQAFPFERFDSYFTIIYGSVDLNRGILKYSCAGHPPPLILQPDGTLEVLDRGGPAIGIFSDEFFHQEEKKLVPGHKIVLYTDGVSEAFNTAGEMFGKHRFYQALRKYAHQSPASFVEAVYQTIRDFRTTAALEDDISLLVIEYVGNSLLSG; from the coding sequence GTGGAAACGACTTTTCTGGAGTTCAGAGTATCCAACGAATTTCTGAATCTTCTTCTGGACAACATTAATGTTGCAGTGCTGATTGCTGATGAAAACCTGCGCATCTATCATGTAAACAACAGTTTTGTCCAGCTTTTCGGCACGGGGCAGGAACAGATCCTGGAACGGAGATTTGGGGGTGTTACTGGGTGTAAATACCGGGTAGAAGAAGGAAGAGACTGCGGGGAAACATCGTATTGTGCCGAGTGTCAACTCCGCCACTCCTTGTTAAAAACTATGGTCAGCAAGGTCCCCGTAGATAAAGAGAAGATGCAGCGCATCTTTTATATCGATGGCAAGCCTGTCAGCAAGTTTCTGGAAATTTCCACGCGGCCAATAACTTACCGAGGCCGCGACATGATACTGATAATTCTCTACGATGTCACTGAGACAGAAGAACAGAAGATCCGTCTTCAGCAGCAGCAAAAACAGATTGAAGAAGATCTCGAGGCGGCAGCCGAGATTCAGAGAACACTGTTGCCGCAGCAACCATTTAGTTGCCACGGTGTGGAGATTGCCTGGGAATTCGAACCCTGCAGCCGAGTTGGTGGTGATATATTCAATATTTGCTGCCCGCAAGAAAATCGCCTTGATTTCTATATGCTCGATGTCTGCGGTCACGGGGTGGCAGCTGCCTTGATTGCAGTCTCAGTCTCACAATTTCTGCGGAGCAGACGCGAATTCTCGGGTGACTTGCCCAGTTTGTTCTCTCCCAACACCGTGTTGCACAGCCTCAACCAGGCATTTCCTTTCGAACGCTTCGACAGCTACTTCACTATAATTTACGGTTCTGTGGATCTCAACCGGGGCATACTCAAATACAGTTGTGCCGGCCATCCTCCACCCCTCATACTGCAGCCAGACGGAACTCTAGAGGTACTCGACCGAGGAGGTCCGGCCATTGGCATATTCAGTGATGAATTTTTCCACCAGGAGGAGAAAAAGCTGGTGCCAGGTCACAAAATTGTTCTCTACACTGACGGCGTTTCTGAAGCGTTCAATACTGCCGGTGAGATGTTCGGCAAGCACCGATTCTACCAGGCTTTGAGAAAATATGCCCACCAATCACCTGCTTCTTTTGTAGAGGCAGTCTACCAAACCATCCGAGACTTCAGAACAACCGCAGCTCTGGAGGACGACATCAGTCTCTTGGTAATTGAATATGTAGGAAATTCCTTGCTTTCAGGGTAA
- a CDS encoding efflux RND transporter periplasmic adaptor subunit: MLTFTKKQILAMLAIVFLVAALAVLIKKRQSELAQMKPASTYPAVVKVAAVTSGELELWVPYLGEIVPVTENAIASKVSGFIEKIPVNEGDKVTSGTIIVQIDDREIQEKLRQISAQIQEARSNLLALQARIPGLESAAVTTRRTLQRNEKLFKSKTIAREALDASQEAYDMALSTLKATQQSIEAAKSSIITFEALRSQEKALLNYTAIRAPFNGIVSKKLLSMGDLAIPGKSILELVRPGDGVKVEVQVPLEDFAHVRVGTPATILFDNRSAAASVSAIYPATDPAGLGIVNIMLPHSPFHLPFHSKVNVKLLLAKVKGFIAPVSCLLHRGRKFLVVKVDCKSRAKLVSVEVCGQNDSHFCFHTTAVQAGDRLVSARESRLMHIFPGQQVAVVP, encoded by the coding sequence ATGTTGACTTTCACCAAGAAGCAGATACTGGCCATGCTGGCCATAGTCTTTCTTGTGGCGGCTCTTGCGGTGCTGATCAAGAAAAGGCAAAGTGAACTTGCTCAGATGAAGCCTGCCAGCACTTACCCAGCTGTGGTCAAGGTAGCTGCGGTAACCTCAGGTGAGCTGGAACTGTGGGTTCCCTACCTCGGTGAAATCGTCCCTGTCACAGAAAATGCCATTGCTTCCAAAGTATCCGGCTTTATCGAAAAAATTCCGGTAAACGAAGGGGATAAGGTGACATCTGGGACGATCATCGTCCAGATTGATGATCGAGAAATCCAGGAGAAGCTCAGACAAATTTCTGCCCAGATTCAGGAGGCCCGCAGCAACTTGCTGGCTTTGCAGGCCAGAATTCCGGGGCTGGAGTCTGCAGCTGTTACCACTCGGAGGACCCTGCAGCGCAACGAAAAACTCTTCAAGAGCAAGACAATTGCCAGAGAGGCACTGGATGCTTCTCAAGAGGCGTACGATATGGCCCTGTCAACCCTGAAAGCAACCCAACAAAGCATCGAAGCAGCTAAGAGTTCCATCATTACCTTTGAAGCCTTGCGAAGCCAGGAAAAAGCACTCTTGAATTATACTGCCATAAGGGCTCCCTTTAATGGGATAGTGAGCAAGAAACTCTTGTCAATGGGTGATCTGGCAATTCCTGGAAAAAGCATTCTAGAGCTGGTTCGCCCTGGTGATGGGGTCAAGGTCGAAGTGCAGGTGCCTCTCGAAGATTTTGCGCATGTCCGAGTTGGCACCCCCGCAACGATACTTTTTGACAACCGCTCCGCTGCTGCTTCAGTTTCTGCGATCTATCCTGCCACAGACCCTGCAGGCCTGGGAATAGTCAATATTATGTTGCCCCACTCCCCTTTCCACCTGCCTTTTCACAGTAAGGTCAATGTAAAGCTGTTGTTGGCCAAGGTGAAAGGCTTTATAGCGCCTGTCTCCTGTTTGCTCCATCGAGGCAGGAAATTCCTGGTCGTTAAGGTGGACTGCAAGAGCCGAGCTAAGCTGGTTTCTGTAGAAGTCTGTGGGCAAAATGACAGCCACTTTTGTTTTCACACTACTGCAGTTCAGGCTGGTGATCGATTGGTCTCGGCTCGCGAAAGTCGCCTGATGCATATCTTTCCTGGGCAGCAGGTCGCAGTGGTGCCGTAA
- a CDS encoding universal stress protein translates to MSVDFLKNLPQDNSLFEEVLALLTSSQAIHRCLEHIWQRFHLRARLFLREGENLVMRACVGNYQRCPEIGLQVHPDSIVWEVFRSGMAFNFTEPADLVGKSHTLPEPVPIKAIIPLKSAALRHDLGQTLGVLVVDAGDSSEPISQKDFQYLEVVGLLLGEILERSLIMEKMDAIQREKESMSQEVSHIFRNRFTAIGGAARRLEKALADPLLKRWAHIIVEEVARGEHVLNMWKKSPEKRGFPMAKETTPEKQAGRKGSSVLIGVDFSDSCRLALRRAMRLLPQQPERIVALHVIDSDFIEQCIRHRLGAENQIKRELFLNAKRDLQKFLQEEGMLGNGVQAIVTQGVPFVEINKQAIEHQVDMIIVGSCGKTGDMETIFFGSTAEKVLRFIARPVLCVPPDVEFDKSASPK, encoded by the coding sequence GTGTCAGTTGATTTTTTAAAAAACCTGCCTCAGGACAACTCTCTGTTTGAAGAGGTCCTGGCACTGCTCACCTCTAGCCAGGCCATTCATCGCTGCCTTGAACATATCTGGCAAAGATTCCACTTGCGCGCTCGTCTCTTTCTCCGAGAGGGAGAAAACCTGGTAATGCGGGCCTGTGTTGGCAATTACCAGCGTTGTCCAGAGATCGGTCTCCAGGTCCATCCTGACAGCATTGTCTGGGAAGTATTCCGCAGTGGCATGGCATTCAACTTTACCGAGCCCGCCGACCTTGTGGGTAAATCCCACACTCTCCCTGAGCCAGTACCTATTAAGGCAATTATACCTTTGAAAAGTGCCGCTCTGCGGCATGACTTGGGGCAGACCCTGGGGGTGCTGGTAGTCGATGCAGGGGATTCTTCCGAGCCCATCTCCCAGAAAGACTTTCAGTATCTCGAAGTTGTGGGACTGCTGCTCGGAGAGATCCTCGAGCGATCGCTTATCATGGAAAAAATGGATGCAATACAAAGGGAAAAAGAGAGCATGTCTCAAGAGGTGTCTCATATCTTCCGAAACCGCTTCACTGCTATCGGCGGCGCTGCCCGCCGGCTGGAAAAGGCGCTAGCCGATCCACTGCTCAAGCGGTGGGCCCATATCATTGTCGAGGAAGTCGCTAGAGGAGAACATGTACTCAACATGTGGAAAAAGTCTCCAGAGAAAAGAGGTTTTCCTATGGCAAAAGAAACCACACCTGAAAAACAGGCAGGCAGAAAAGGCTCGAGTGTTCTCATTGGTGTAGATTTTTCTGATTCTTGCCGACTCGCCCTGCGCAGGGCGATGAGATTGCTGCCCCAGCAACCAGAGCGCATTGTCGCCCTTCATGTAATCGACAGTGATTTCATAGAGCAATGCATCCGGCATCGACTGGGCGCGGAAAATCAAATCAAGAGGGAGTTGTTTCTCAACGCCAAGAGAGACTTGCAAAAATTTCTGCAAGAGGAAGGAATGCTGGGCAACGGCGTACAAGCCATAGTTACCCAGGGCGTACCCTTTGTGGAGATTAACAAGCAGGCCATCGAGCATCAGGTAGACATGATAATCGTGGGAAGTTGCGGCAAGACAGGCGACATGGAAACCATCTTCTTCGGCAGCACCGCTGAGAAAGTCTTGCGCTTCATTGCCCGCCCTGTACTTTGTGTGCCGCCGGATGTGGAATTTGACAAGTCGGCATCCCCGAAATAG
- a CDS encoding ABC transporter permease: MKQLRRALFISKKDFESYYSKPPLITWGLLLPAVLILAVYLKEPRKYLQIAPGVIAMTLLFGNTSMSAIVITFEKRSGTLVRLLLAPLRKETIILGKMTSAGLYGIATALILTTGLMSLLGLRIQHLPLFMLGLLLGAVVFSLFGLLASVMVKEVFEAMTLMNFFRFPLLFVSGVFMPVEHFPAVLKPVVLASPLTYVVELLRLGITGEGYFSSPLLPVVATLIFAGIGWFCTAKNWRRVLL, from the coding sequence ATGAAGCAGTTGCGCCGGGCACTTTTCATAAGCAAAAAGGATTTCGAGAGCTATTACAGCAAGCCACCTCTGATTACCTGGGGACTGCTTCTGCCAGCAGTACTCATCCTGGCGGTATACCTGAAAGAACCAAGGAAATATTTACAGATAGCGCCGGGTGTTATTGCCATGACTTTGCTCTTCGGCAACACTTCCATGTCTGCCATTGTAATTACCTTTGAGAAGCGCAGCGGCACCCTGGTAAGACTGCTTCTTGCCCCTCTGAGAAAGGAGACTATCATCCTGGGCAAAATGACAAGTGCAGGCCTCTACGGCATCGCCACTGCCTTGATTCTCACCACAGGATTGATGTCACTTCTCGGGCTTCGCATCCAACACCTGCCCCTTTTCATGCTGGGACTGCTGCTGGGTGCTGTGGTGTTTTCCTTGTTCGGCCTGCTGGCCTCGGTCATGGTCAAGGAAGTGTTCGAGGCCATGACCTTGATGAATTTTTTCAGGTTTCCTCTGCTTTTTGTCAGCGGAGTATTCATGCCCGTGGAGCATTTTCCCGCTGTCTTGAAACCCGTGGTTCTGGCGTCACCCCTCACCTATGTGGTAGAGCTCCTGCGCCTTGGAATCACTGGCGAGGGCTATTTCAGTTCGCCACTGCTGCCTGTTGTTGCCACCCTGATTTTTGCTGGCATCGGCTGGTTCTGCACTGCCAAAAACTGGCGGCGCGTATTACTGTAG
- a CDS encoding efflux RND transporter permease subunit codes for MIRKFLEKPYFALSLVFVFSALGALSFRSLQKNLFPDANRPQIAVVTIEPGASATDIANHISHRLEQELQAIDLVRKVSSISKEEVSIVQAEFEYEKGLDPASVDVANALNKIITELPGDILPPQIYKISDATRPVMILAVRAKDGTSLDLAQVRQIAENDLQDALLNIPGVADVDVFGGYEREVRVDVDPAALERYGLTVADIATAISSKNRNIPAGLIIGRENQVTFKSSDEVSHLSRFLNIQLTADVKVKDVCRVYYGHKDRLSAYHGNGAAAIGVSIMRAVGGNTLATIDAVNHKLPELQARYAQLDIQTADTQQSLIELSIDNMLEALRDAVVMTLIVIFLFLANLRSLLITAASILLTYLMTIALMHLLHLEFNIVTLTAIILAVGLLLDDAIVVMENIERHYYELGKTAHQAAMEGTSEIMLADFAGTITTVIVLVPILFIGGYVQKILEQFCTVLILALISSYLVSISVIPLLSPLLMKKTPHKNRLEKITYKFNLFFVNPLARLYTSLVQIVLNKRKTFILFLIPLLLSMVLTSRMVIPLLGRDLMPPMDTGIVKVSFATHSNSSTELSEATLTAMEEIIYSFPGVQMVSSTLGSEPGTFSFGSGKRTQDGSITIHFVDRFHRKKTIWQIEEELRQAFYRLPGLHYVNVYDYGATPLSSIVSTVDLLITGDSLEVLHDIGGDVSTRLHGVRGITSVSRSWDLDKRELIFRIDQLQASHYGLTPADISFQVAAALGGKLATTFNIPNEKGLRVRVQFRSAARNNLSDLETLLIKTPKGYVPFKVFAEISPVFSPSVITRQNLKYSLDVFGYRATAAISHLHQEIDQKVLPYIQLPPGYQLSKEGEIAQMKLSSTRLEHAMLIAMILLYFSLAVTFSSWKSPLTIMLAIPLAALGSMWFMLAFGRHQCMPSMMGLILLAGVIVNNSILLIDFIDEGRNKGMATAAAIQEAIRLRARPILMTAFGTSVGMLPVALQQAIGLERLSPLAVVAIGGLIVGTFLTLIYVPIFYILLEELHQRVASALARKTKMT; via the coding sequence TTGATCCGCAAGTTCCTCGAAAAGCCCTATTTTGCCCTCTCACTGGTGTTCGTCTTCTCTGCACTCGGGGCACTTTCGTTCCGATCCTTGCAAAAGAATCTCTTCCCCGATGCCAATCGACCCCAGATTGCAGTGGTCACTATTGAGCCCGGCGCCTCAGCCACCGATATAGCCAATCATATTTCCCATCGTCTCGAACAGGAGTTGCAAGCCATCGACCTGGTTCGCAAGGTCAGCTCCATTTCCAAAGAGGAAGTCTCTATTGTGCAAGCGGAGTTCGAATATGAGAAAGGGTTGGATCCGGCCAGCGTCGATGTTGCCAATGCACTCAATAAAATCATCACTGAACTGCCGGGGGACATTCTTCCTCCGCAGATCTACAAGATCAGTGACGCTACGCGGCCGGTAATGATTTTGGCAGTCAGAGCTAAAGATGGAACTTCCCTTGATCTGGCCCAGGTTCGCCAGATAGCGGAAAATGATCTGCAAGATGCCCTGCTGAACATTCCAGGCGTTGCTGATGTTGACGTTTTTGGCGGATATGAGCGGGAGGTCAGGGTCGACGTGGACCCTGCTGCCCTAGAGCGCTATGGCCTGACAGTTGCAGACATTGCCACCGCCATATCCAGCAAGAACCGCAATATTCCAGCTGGACTGATCATAGGCCGCGAAAACCAGGTGACTTTCAAATCCAGCGATGAAGTCAGCCACCTGAGCCGCTTCTTGAATATTCAGCTCACTGCCGATGTCAAGGTAAAGGATGTTTGTCGGGTCTATTACGGTCATAAGGACAGGCTCTCTGCATATCATGGCAATGGGGCGGCGGCAATAGGAGTCAGCATCATGCGGGCGGTGGGCGGCAACACCCTTGCTACTATTGATGCCGTGAATCACAAACTGCCCGAGTTGCAGGCCAGATATGCCCAGCTGGACATCCAGACCGCCGATACCCAGCAAAGTCTCATCGAGCTCAGCATTGACAATATGCTGGAAGCTTTGCGCGATGCCGTGGTCATGACTCTCATTGTCATCTTCCTGTTTCTGGCGAACCTCCGCAGTCTGCTGATTACAGCTGCCTCCATTCTCCTGACCTATCTAATGACCATTGCTCTCATGCATCTGCTCCACCTCGAGTTCAATATCGTAACCCTCACCGCTATCATTCTGGCAGTGGGCTTGCTCCTGGACGACGCTATCGTAGTAATGGAAAACATCGAAAGGCATTATTACGAACTGGGTAAGACAGCTCATCAAGCGGCCATGGAAGGCACCTCTGAAATCATGCTTGCGGATTTCGCCGGGACTATCACCACGGTCATTGTGCTGGTGCCCATACTCTTCATCGGGGGATATGTACAGAAAATCCTGGAGCAGTTTTGTACTGTCCTCATTTTGGCCCTGATTTCCTCTTATCTGGTTTCCATCTCGGTGATTCCTTTGTTGTCGCCGTTGCTGATGAAAAAAACACCTCACAAGAATCGCCTGGAAAAAATCACCTACAAGTTCAACCTCTTTTTCGTCAATCCCCTGGCGCGACTATATACTTCCCTGGTACAGATTGTTCTCAACAAGCGCAAGACCTTCATCCTTTTTCTCATCCCACTGCTGCTCAGTATGGTGCTTACGAGCAGGATGGTGATCCCCTTATTGGGAAGAGATCTCATGCCACCCATGGACACCGGCATCGTAAAGGTCTCTTTTGCCACGCACAGCAATAGTTCCACCGAGTTGAGCGAGGCGACTTTGACGGCCATGGAAGAGATCATCTACAGCTTCCCAGGCGTGCAGATGGTCTCCTCTACACTCGGTTCTGAACCGGGGACCTTCAGCTTTGGCAGCGGCAAGCGAACTCAAGATGGCAGTATTACCATTCATTTTGTTGACCGCTTTCACCGGAAAAAGACCATCTGGCAGATTGAAGAGGAACTGCGCCAAGCCTTTTACCGACTTCCTGGTCTGCATTACGTCAATGTCTACGACTATGGCGCCACGCCGCTCTCTTCTATTGTCTCTACAGTAGACCTGCTGATAACTGGTGACAGCCTCGAGGTGTTGCATGATATTGGAGGAGATGTCTCCACCCGACTCCATGGGGTGCGGGGAATCACCTCAGTGTCTCGCAGCTGGGATCTGGACAAACGTGAACTGATCTTTCGTATTGATCAACTGCAGGCATCTCACTATGGACTCACACCTGCAGACATCTCCTTTCAGGTGGCCGCAGCTCTTGGTGGAAAGCTTGCTACCACCTTCAACATTCCTAATGAAAAAGGGTTGCGAGTTCGAGTCCAATTTCGCAGCGCGGCTCGCAACAATCTGAGCGATCTGGAAACGCTGCTGATCAAGACGCCCAAGGGATACGTACCATTCAAAGTTTTTGCCGAGATATCGCCGGTGTTTTCTCCCTCGGTAATCACCCGCCAGAACCTCAAATACAGTCTCGATGTTTTCGGCTATCGAGCAACAGCAGCCATCAGTCATCTTCACCAGGAAATTGACCAGAAGGTTCTGCCCTACATCCAGCTGCCACCCGGGTACCAATTGAGCAAGGAGGGAGAAATCGCCCAGATGAAACTCTCCAGCACCCGACTGGAACATGCAATGCTGATCGCCATGATCCTGCTCTATTTTTCATTGGCGGTCACCTTCTCTTCCTGGAAGAGTCCTCTGACGATCATGCTGGCGATCCCACTGGCTGCCCTGGGAAGCATGTGGTTCATGCTCGCCTTTGGCAGACATCAATGTATGCCTTCCATGATGGGACTCATTCTCCTGGCGGGTGTAATTGTTAACAACTCCATCCTCCTCATCGATTTCATAGATGAAGGCCGCAACAAGGGTATGGCAACAGCCGCCGCCATTCAGGAAGCCATCAGACTGCGGGCCCGCCCCATACTCATGACTGCCTTTGGCACCAGTGTGGGCATGTTGCCGGTAGCTCTTCAGCAGGCAATCGGCCTGGAACGGCTGTCTCCACTTGCTGTGGTAGCCATAGGAGGACTCATTGTGGGCACCTTCTTGACCCTCATCTACGTGCCAATTTTTTACATTCTTCTCGAAGAATTACACCAGCGAGTTGCCTCAGCGCTAGCCAGGAAGACAAAGATGACCTAG
- a CDS encoding thioredoxin family protein produces the protein MAVGKETDISKISVGKFSIGIVGLKAALEEAEGRQFSSDEEIAQYLLHILKSSNYIPTKSESEYAWAFLREYKKFKGEPFIDVEPQGLEVKILGPGCPNCDKLEQVVYKVMAESNIVGSVEHVRDMAEIASYGILPTPALVINGKVKSTGRLPLERQVLQWLEEAASL, from the coding sequence ATGGCTGTGGGCAAAGAAACCGACATCAGCAAAATCAGCGTCGGCAAATTCTCCATAGGAATCGTCGGCTTGAAAGCGGCACTGGAAGAGGCAGAGGGGAGACAATTCTCCTCTGATGAGGAGATTGCTCAATACCTTCTCCACATCCTCAAGTCCAGCAATTACATCCCCACCAAGTCAGAATCAGAGTATGCCTGGGCTTTTCTGCGGGAATATAAGAAGTTCAAAGGTGAGCCTTTTATTGACGTAGAACCTCAGGGCCTCGAAGTTAAGATCCTTGGCCCCGGCTGCCCCAACTGCGACAAGCTAGAGCAGGTGGTCTACAAGGTCATGGCCGAGAGCAACATAGTGGGCAGTGTAGAGCACGTGCGAGATATGGCAGAAATAGCTTCTTACGGCATTCTCCCCACCCCGGCTTTGGTGATCAACGGCAAAGTTAAATCTACAGGCCGACTGCCGCTGGAACGGCAGGTGCTGCAGTGGCTCGAGGAGGCAGCTTCTCTCTAG
- a CDS encoding TM0996/MTH895 family glutaredoxin-like protein, with product MEVKVLGPGCPKCQALEQNTKDAIAELGLDVHLDHVTNPNEIAEHGVFMTPGLVVDGEVKIVGKVASKEEIKQVLSK from the coding sequence ATGGAAGTCAAAGTACTGGGACCCGGCTGTCCCAAGTGTCAGGCGCTAGAGCAAAACACCAAGGATGCCATTGCCGAGCTTGGTCTCGATGTGCACCTCGACCACGTCACCAACCCCAATGAGATCGCCGAGCACGGCGTTTTCATGACTCCTGGGCTGGTTGTAGACGGTGAGGTCAAGATCGTCGGCAAGGTGGCCAGCAAGGAAGAGATCAAGCAAGTGTTGAGCAAATAG